In Methanocalculus alkaliphilus, the genomic stretch GCGGTTGTAACCTATTTTTTTTTGCAAATTTGGGTTTGTTGTAGGGTTTTCAACCCTCAAGTGATCGTTGTTGGGGGGGTTAATCGAAAAACTCTAAAGAGTATATCACCCGGTGGCGACAATTATGTAGTGAGATAATCACTCCATATACAAAGAGCGGGAGCATGATGGTTGCACCTCCTTCAACGTTCCTTTTTTCCGAAGGTAGATGAACATTATAGTACAGGCTCTCTGACAATTGGCTTGCATGGTATTTTTAATATATTAAAAAAATTGAAGGTATCGTACCTGGCAATTCCATAAATACTTAATTTTTACTCATGGTATTGTTAGTGTACACCCTGAGCCAATAGCACCAAAGTATCCGCGACCCGGTTCAAGCGTGGTCACCGCTTCATAGGATCGTCTTTCAGGGTTGTATGCATAGACAAATGGTAGGGACCAGGGATCTGAAGGATCACTGATAATATCATTCATATGAATTTCATCACCGGGAGCACCGATGGGGTTCCACCCTTGTTCTAGTTCTATGGTGATCGAGGAGGGCTGGGTTCCCTTCACGATGATCTCACTGACACTGGATGACGAGACCCAGTATGCTCTTCCTGGCACAATCTCATCAAATCCGATGACCTCTCCCTCACGGGAATTTGGATTGTTTGTTGGGTCTAATACCTGGACCGTAGCCGGTGATGTCAGGGTCAGCTCTGCATCCTCATATGGGACAGATATCAGGTTCCATCCTATCTGAAGTGGAATAGTCAATTGCTGTCCGGAAGATGAGGTTTGTGACACTGGTTTCTTGCCAACTCTGACATTGACCTGAGCAGCGATCCCATCTGGATTAATGGTATCACCCGGAAGATTCACAAGGATACCTCTGAGCCTGACCGTGCCTGAGGTTGTGCTATCATACCCGGATGCAGCTCCGGACCAGTCAACACTGACTGTCTGCTCAGATCCATCATGAATGATTGCCTGAACGGTTCTGGGAAGTTCGATCTTCTGGAATGAAGTACCGTATTCAACCGCAATATCAGCAATAGCTGTCACTCCATCAATTCTGTTTAACTTCGGTGTTGGTACAGGTGTTGGCAGACGTGTTGGAACCGGAGTGACGGTATTGGTTGGAGGATAGGTAGCTTTCACGTAATTCCCTGTAGCCTGATAATAGCTAACCGGATTACTATTGTCACTATTATAATTATTGTTGGTCAATTCAGGATTTTGAGGAGATATTGGAGCATTCACCTGATGTTTAATCGGATAGGGTGTGGGCTCGACATAGCCTTTGGTATCATGCAGATAGAAAACCGGGCCAATTTTTGATAATGTTCCCTGAATAATATTATTGCTCATATACACATTTCCATAGGGGCTCTGAGCTGGAGCAAGATCATGAAACGTCTGTCTAACAGGACCAGTTCCTGCATATCGACTGTCCATAATATTATATTCAATCCATGCTCCGGTTCGTGGACGACCTCTCTGATTGAATGCGTTCTGATCTGTTCCAAGGAAGGTATTATGATGGATATAAACCCAGTTTCCCCCCCATCTTAGATTATTTGGATCCTGGTGCATGTCAAAATATGCAGAGGCGGCACTTGGACCGACGATATTGTACCGTGCTTCAAACGCACAGTTTGGTCCACCCAAACCCGTTATGGAATGACGGTTTTTATCGAACAGATTCGCTTCAATTAAAACCTCCGAATCAAGTAATACAATTCCATACCCGGTTCCGGAAAATTGATTTGTATGAATGTAGTTGTGGTGGATATACTGGCCACTGTCTGGTCCGGTATGATGAATGCGTATTCCAGCATACCCCCAATGATAAATTTCACAATTATCTACTTCGAAGTTGTTATGGTTTGATCGTATGGCGTGTCGACCGTCCCGGTAATTTTGGGTGGTCGGGTATGGTCCCTGCAGTCTGAGCCCGGTGATCCGAACATTCGGCCCTGCTGTTTCGAAGAGGCGCAAACTATTTGACGTGTCTGCCCTGTTGACATTCTGATAGATCCGACCGCCAGGAGCACCGTTCTCCCCCCGATTACTTGCAATCGTAACACCTGAGGGAATTTGGGTATTATGCGTACCTGACATGTCGATGTTGGCATTCGCATGAACATACACAATATCGCCGGATTTCGCTTTGTTTAAAGCAGCAAGTAATCCGGCTTTATCATGAACGATCGCTATGACCCGGGGATCAGTCGGTTGAATTATATCACTATATCCAATACCGCCCCCGATGGGATTCCCTGTGGGGTTTGCTTCAGCACCGTAGATTGCTGTTGTTGGTGCAGCTGTAGACAATTGCACAATGCAAAAAAATACAGCACACACAATGCATAGTCTGGTGAAATATTCACTCATATGCAAATTACTTTGGTGAAATTATTTAAATATATTTCGATAATATATTTTAACGATATGTTAGAATTTTACAAATATAATGAATCTTATTGTCATTTTATAATGCACGTCTAAAGAAATATTTGAATGTTGATATATTTAAAATCGTATTATTTATGAAATCCAGTTCTCACCTTTGGTGTATGCTAATTAAAATTCTAATTTTTATTATATGATTTATTTATCTCTACAATGTCAAGGTTCAAATAGATACAATTGACATCAAATGGTATGATCTTTATATGGTGGTTTGAATAATATTATTTGTGTTAATGGTATTATTCATCATGAAGTAGAATCGCTCGCTGGACACGTTGTTTCGCACATCCCTCTTCTCAACTCCTTCTTTGAAGAGGCGTCCCTGAGAAACTGCTTTGCAACGAAAACTCACAACAATTGGAAGACAGCACTCGGCTATACGGTTGGTCTTTTTGCCGCCCCCTCACAACGAACAGTACCCTCAATTGCAACATATTGTAGCTCAGTGAATTCCCCGGTATTCAGCCACTTTCTTTCCCAATCCCCTTGGAATCATTGAAAATTCACGGATTGGATCATGACCCGGGGGTTATCCTGCTGATTGATATGAACTAATCTTACAACCTGCAACTGAGTACATTGATCCGAATGCAGGAACACATTCCCTCCATTAATTGTTTGTATTGAGCATGCAATAGCATTTGGAGGTTATTCATTAATTATTATCACTTTTGGATCATGTCCCTCTTCAGAATACTGGCGAAGAACCGCATTGATTAAAGAAACGTACTGTATGAATTTTTCTCCACCTATAATGATGAAACCATTTCTTTAATTTATTCACCTTAGGGGGGGTGTTTCCCAAATGTTATGTGGCCAAGAGAGTACTTAGAAGGCTCTAAATTTATTAAAACATTAATATTTAATATAATGAATGTATACAATAGGGTGGTAGATGGAAGACGATGCAATTTAGTCATGATGTTGATCACGTCAGGATGCCTTCAGAAATAGCTTCGAGATTTTCATCAATTATCAATTTGATGGAGGATGCGCATAATGATGGAGCTTAAGTACATAAGTCGATCCCCCCGGCCTGTCATTCATATGACGCAATATGAAGAGCAGGGCTATCGTACGTATCGTGGTAAACGGATCGCCGTGGTTGTTCCCGCTTATAATGAAGAGCTGCTGATCCTTGAGACGCTTGCATCGATTCCTGAGTTTGTTGACCGCGTATTTATCATCGATGACTCTTCCACGGATACAACGCTTGATAAGGCTCGTGGTTATTCGGAGATGGATCCACGGGTGACCGTTATCCATCATGAGAAAAACCTCGGGGTGGGTGCCGCCATCGTCACTGGCTACAAGGCAGCCCTTCATGAGGATATTGACATCACTGCCGTGATGGCCGGTGACAACCAGATGGATCCGGACTTCCTGCCCCATTTGCTGGATCCTGTTGTTGATGAGAAGGCAGATTACAGCATGGGCAACCGGCTCGTAAACCGTGACTTCCGGCAGGGCATGAGCAGATGGCGGTTCTTCGGAAATTCGATCCTTACGCTTCTAACCAAAATTGCATCAGGCTACTGGCAGATGGTCGATCCTCAGAATGGGTACACTGCTATATCGAGAAGGGCTCTTAATACAATCCCCCTTGATTCAATATACCCTGGTTATGGGTACTGTAACGATGTCCTCGTTCAGCTGAACGTCTACGGCTTCAGGGTTAAAAATGTCCCTCATCCCTCACGGTATGGCCGGGAGACATCCGGTATCCGGTATAGTACCTACATCGTCAGACTCTCCCGGCTTCTTCTGAAGGATTTCCTCTGGCGTTTGAAGATGAAATATGTCGTTCTTGGGTTTCACCCGCTCGTCTTCTACTACTTCTTCGGGGTAGTCTTCTGTATGCTGGGCATTCTTGGGGGTGCCTGGAGCCTGTACTTCAAACTTGTCCAAAACGGGCCAATATTTCTTCCTGCCGTCGTATCTTTGCTTCTTATTGGTCTTGGGGCTCAGGGGATTCTCTTTGCAATGTTGTTTGACATGCAGATGGAGAAGAATAGCGGGTGGTATGAATGATTCTGGAGGAGAGATAATCATGCATAAGAATTTTAATCATTCTCTGGCAGTTACTGTGGATATTGAGGACTGGTACCATATCCCATCTGTCTGTGGCTCACCATTCTCTGTATACAAAAATACAGATGAGTTCTTCGAGAGCTGGACTGACCGGTATGATTACCTGACTGAGCCTACCCACCGCGTCCTTGATCTGCTTGAAAAACACGAGATCAAAGCCACGTTTTTTGTTGTCGCCGATGTGGTGAAGCGGTATCCCGGACTGGTTGAAGCAATCGACAAAGACGGGCATGAGATTGCCTGTCATGGTCTGCATCATGCATGTAAGATTGATCCAAAGACGAAACAGCCTCTCATAAGTAAGGAGATATTTGAAACAAATACGAAATATGCAAAAGATATCCTTGAGATGTGTATTGCGAAGCCAGTTAATGGATATCGAGCTCCCAATGCACTCATAGCGGGATGGATGATCGATTCCCTCAGTGAATTGGGTTTCTTATATGACTCTTCTGTAAGTGTAAATTCTCTTTATAGCAAGTCAGATTCTACATTACAAAAAGTATCATCACACCCATATCATATCAAATCTAATTCTCCATTTTCTGGAAAAAAAGGGGAATTTACTGAATTTCCGTGGTCATATTGGAATCTCTTAGGAATTAAAATTCCAACTTCAGGAGGGCCTATGTTACGATTTCTTGGTTCTAATATAATTCTAAAAGGTCTCAAACAAAGTTTAATTCGTGGGAATACAATTTTTTATTTTCATCCCCTTGATATTTCTAACGAGATATTTCCGACTATTGGAAATAACAGACCATTTTATTGGACAATAAAAGGAGATATTATTGAAAAAAGAATTAAAAAAATAATAGAAGTAATTATGGATGAAAACATTTCTATCAAACCTATCCAAGATCAACTTGAGGATTAAAATGAAAAAAACAGATCGATTAGTCATAAATGTCACAGAAATAATTGATCAATGCGACTTTTCCTTTGATTTGAAATTTATATATGTATATATATATATATATATATTATAATAAATTTAATTTAAATGAGGGTAGATAATTATGAAAAATAGTGTTTCTGCTTTTGACTTCCACATACACTCTCATTACTCATATGATTCTCTGAGCAGCATTAAAGCAATATATAAAATTGCAAAAAAGAGAGAACTCACAGGGTTTGCGATAACTGACCATAACACCCTAGAGGGAGCAATGAAAGCATCATCATATAATTCAGAAATCATTACAATAATAGGAGAAGAGATAAGCACAAACCAAGGTGATATCATTGGACTTTTTTTAAATGAAGAGATTCAGCCTGGCGACATTCATATAGTCATTGAAAAAATACGAGAGCAAGACGGTTTGGTGGTTTTACCTCACCCTTTTAAAAAAAATCGTTCCCCCTCCTCTGAGATTGTTGCTATGGTTGATATCATTGAAGTATTAAATGGAAGGATATCTCAAGATGAAAATTTTTTAGCATCAGACTTAGCAAAGAGATATGATCTTCAAGGGATAGGAGGGAGTGATGCACACCTTAGCTACGAGGTTGGTAAAATTCAGACTGTCATTCAACAAGAAATAACCGATATAGATGAAATCAGGAAACTGCTAAAAGACACAAAAAAACAAATATTTGGGAGTGAATCATCACCCTATGTCCATATACCAAGTGCCATTATTGGTACGATTAAAACGAAGAATTTTCGAAATCTGGC encodes the following:
- a CDS encoding polysaccharide deacetylase family protein; this encodes MNDSGGEIIMHKNFNHSLAVTVDIEDWYHIPSVCGSPFSVYKNTDEFFESWTDRYDYLTEPTHRVLDLLEKHEIKATFFVVADVVKRYPGLVEAIDKDGHEIACHGLHHACKIDPKTKQPLISKEIFETNTKYAKDILEMCIAKPVNGYRAPNALIAGWMIDSLSELGFLYDSSVSVNSLYSKSDSTLQKVSSHPYHIKSNSPFSGKKGEFTEFPWSYWNLLGIKIPTSGGPMLRFLGSNIILKGLKQSLIRGNTIFYFHPLDISNEIFPTIGNNRPFYWTIKGDIIEKRIKKIIEVIMDENISIKPIQDQLED
- a CDS encoding PHP-associated domain-containing protein, which produces MKNSVSAFDFHIHSHYSYDSLSSIKAIYKIAKKRELTGFAITDHNTLEGAMKASSYNSEIITIIGEEISTNQGDIIGLFLNEEIQPGDIHIVIEKIREQDGLVVLPHPFKKNRSPSSEIVAMVDIIEVLNGRISQDENFLASDLAKRYDLQGIGGSDAHLSYEVGKIQTVIQQEITDIDEIRKLLKDTKKQIFGSESSPYVHIPSAIIGTIKTKNFRNLARSICNKVLKEGNL
- a CDS encoding Ig-like domain-containing protein; the protein is MSEYFTRLCIVCAVFFCIVQLSTAAPTTAIYGAEANPTGNPIGGGIGYSDIIQPTDPRVIAIVHDKAGLLAALNKAKSGDIVYVHANANIDMSGTHNTQIPSGVTIASNRGENGAPGGRIYQNVNRADTSNSLRLFETAGPNVRITGLRLQGPYPTTQNYRDGRHAIRSNHNNFEVDNCEIYHWGYAGIRIHHTGPDSGQYIHHNYIHTNQFSGTGYGIVLLDSEVLIEANLFDKNRHSITGLGGPNCAFEARYNIVGPSAASAYFDMHQDPNNLRWGGNWVYIHHNTFLGTDQNAFNQRGRPRTGAWIEYNIMDSRYAGTGPVRQTFHDLAPAQSPYGNVYMSNNIIQGTLSKIGPVFYLHDTKGYVEPTPYPIKHQVNAPISPQNPELTNNNYNSDNSNPVSYYQATGNYVKATYPPTNTVTPVPTRLPTPVPTPKLNRIDGVTAIADIAVEYGTSFQKIELPRTVQAIIHDGSEQTVSVDWSGAASGYDSTTSGTVRLRGILVNLPGDTINPDGIAAQVNVRVGKKPVSQTSSSGQQLTIPLQIGWNLISVPYEDAELTLTSPATVQVLDPTNNPNSREGEVIGFDEIVPGRAYWVSSSSVSEIIVKGTQPSSITIELEQGWNPIGAPGDEIHMNDIISDPSDPWSLPFVYAYNPERRSYEAVTTLEPGRGYFGAIGSGCTLTIP
- a CDS encoding glycosyltransferase family 2 protein yields the protein MMELKYISRSPRPVIHMTQYEEQGYRTYRGKRIAVVVPAYNEELLILETLASIPEFVDRVFIIDDSSTDTTLDKARGYSEMDPRVTVIHHEKNLGVGAAIVTGYKAALHEDIDITAVMAGDNQMDPDFLPHLLDPVVDEKADYSMGNRLVNRDFRQGMSRWRFFGNSILTLLTKIASGYWQMVDPQNGYTAISRRALNTIPLDSIYPGYGYCNDVLVQLNVYGFRVKNVPHPSRYGRETSGIRYSTYIVRLSRLLLKDFLWRLKMKYVVLGFHPLVFYYFFGVVFCMLGILGGAWSLYFKLVQNGPIFLPAVVSLLLIGLGAQGILFAMLFDMQMEKNSGWYE